The following coding sequences lie in one Micromonospora sp. R77 genomic window:
- a CDS encoding DUF4349 domain-containing protein yields MGVRRGRRRAVALAVVGLSTVLVAGGCGGSSGTRDRSAPAAEAPAGDAAARGGRAAGGAPEQGGAKAPDLRVDQRSIIYTGTMRVQVDDVEAAARAAIVAVTAAGGFVGGDQRRSDENHARAELELRVPAAKFTPVVDDLAKLGRQQQREVHTEDVTEETVDLDARITSQRARVESARKLLGRANSTSELVSLENELGRREADLASLEAKKRRLADLTALSTITVTFVGKDAPAEEDEKSETGFLAGLRGGWSAFLASLTVALTVLGALLPWLVLLGLPVAALVVVLRRRGTRRRPTPPVGPQPTGPAGGPLPSAPPPVPATRSAP; encoded by the coding sequence ATGGGCGTACGACGTGGACGCCGCAGGGCCGTGGCCCTGGCGGTGGTGGGACTGTCGACGGTGCTGGTCGCCGGCGGATGCGGCGGCAGCAGCGGGACGCGTGACAGGTCCGCGCCGGCCGCGGAGGCACCCGCCGGGGACGCCGCCGCCCGGGGCGGTCGCGCCGCAGGCGGGGCACCGGAGCAGGGCGGCGCGAAGGCGCCGGACCTGCGGGTCGACCAGCGGTCGATCATCTACACCGGCACGATGCGGGTACAGGTGGACGACGTGGAGGCCGCCGCCCGGGCGGCGATCGTCGCGGTCACCGCGGCCGGCGGCTTCGTCGGCGGGGACCAGCGACGCAGCGACGAGAACCACGCCCGGGCCGAACTGGAACTGCGGGTGCCGGCGGCGAAGTTCACCCCGGTCGTCGACGACCTGGCGAAGCTCGGCCGGCAGCAGCAGCGGGAGGTGCACACCGAGGACGTCACCGAGGAGACCGTCGACCTGGACGCGCGGATCACCAGTCAGCGGGCCCGGGTGGAGAGCGCCCGGAAGCTGCTCGGCCGCGCCAACTCGACCAGCGAACTCGTCTCGCTGGAGAACGAACTGGGCCGACGGGAGGCCGACCTGGCGTCGCTGGAGGCGAAGAAGCGCCGGCTGGCCGACCTGACCGCGCTCTCCACCATCACGGTGACCTTCGTCGGGAAGGACGCCCCGGCGGAGGAGGACGAGAAGAGCGAGACCGGCTTCCTGGCGGGGCTGCGCGGTGGCTGGTCGGCGTTCCTCGCGTCGCTGACCGTGGCGCTCACCGTACTCGGCGCGCTGCTGCCCTGGCTGGTGCTGCTGGGCCTGCCGGTGGCGGCGCTGGTCGTCGTGCTGCGCCGCCGCGGCACGCGGCGTCGGCCCACCCCGCCGGTCGGGCCGCAGCCGACCGGACCGGCGGGTGGTCCGCTGCCTAGCGCGCCGCCGCCAGTGCCCGCAACGCGGTCTGCACCATGA
- a CDS encoding amidohydrolase: MTSALTLPVSGQSASSWPDAPSGSQPLPFELDHLLALRVPGLIATRRHIHSHPELSGEEFETAALIARELSLAGLNPRMLPKGNGVICDIDGRPDGPVIALRADIDALPLTDPKDVPYRSTVEGVCHACGHDVHTTVMLGVGMLLAQLADLGQLDGRVRLIFQPAEEILPCGSLEVIEAGGLDDVVQIFAVHCDPNLPVGKVGLRVGPITAAADNVTVRLTGPGGHTARPHLTVDLVDALGRLVTEVPTLVSRRVPANSGLLLVFGHASAGTRYNVIPSEACAAGTLRVMDRDTWEQAPKIVAQVVRDVIAPTGATVDLEYLRGRPPVSNDARAIGVLTAATAAALGPEGIAETPQSMGGEDFSWYLEHVPGALARLGVGRAGPNVDLHRASFDVDERAIPAGVRLMVQTALRALAAAR, encoded by the coding sequence GTGACGAGTGCGTTGACGCTGCCCGTGAGCGGCCAATCGGCGTCGTCCTGGCCGGACGCGCCTTCCGGGTCCCAGCCGCTGCCGTTCGAGCTCGACCATCTGCTCGCCCTCCGGGTGCCGGGGCTGATCGCCACCCGCCGTCACATCCACTCCCACCCGGAACTGTCGGGTGAGGAGTTCGAGACGGCCGCGCTGATCGCCCGGGAACTCTCCCTGGCCGGGCTCAACCCGCGAATGCTGCCCAAGGGCAACGGCGTCATCTGCGACATCGACGGACGCCCCGACGGGCCGGTCATCGCCCTCCGGGCCGACATCGACGCGCTCCCGTTGACCGACCCGAAGGACGTGCCGTACCGCTCCACCGTGGAGGGTGTCTGCCACGCCTGCGGCCACGACGTGCACACCACGGTGATGCTCGGCGTCGGCATGCTGCTGGCCCAGCTCGCCGACCTGGGCCAGCTCGACGGCCGGGTCCGGCTCATCTTCCAGCCGGCCGAGGAGATCCTGCCCTGCGGCTCACTGGAGGTCATCGAGGCCGGCGGCCTGGACGACGTGGTGCAGATCTTCGCCGTGCACTGCGACCCGAACCTGCCGGTGGGCAAGGTCGGCCTGCGGGTCGGCCCGATCACCGCGGCGGCCGACAACGTCACCGTCCGGCTCACCGGCCCGGGTGGACACACCGCCCGCCCGCACCTGACCGTGGACCTGGTCGACGCGCTGGGCCGGCTGGTCACCGAGGTGCCCACGCTGGTCAGCCGCCGGGTGCCGGCCAACAGCGGGCTGCTGCTGGTGTTCGGCCACGCCTCGGCCGGCACCCGTTACAACGTCATCCCGTCGGAGGCCTGCGCCGCCGGCACCCTGCGGGTGATGGACCGCGACACCTGGGAGCAGGCCCCCAAGATCGTCGCTCAGGTGGTCCGGGACGTCATCGCGCCCACCGGCGCGACGGTCGACCTGGAATATCTGCGCGGTCGGCCGCCGGTCAGCAACGACGCCCGGGCCATCGGGGTGCTGACCGCCGCCACCGCCGCCGCGCTCGGCCCGGAGGGCATCGCGGAGACTCCACAGAGCATGGGCGGCGAGGACTTCTCCTGGTACCTGGAGCACGTGCCCGGCGCGCTCGCCCGCCTCGGCGTCGGCCGGGCCGGGCCCAACGTCGACCTGCACCGGGCCTCGTTCGACGTGGACGAGCGCGCCATTCCCGCGGGCGTACGCCTCATGGTGCAGACCGCGTTGCGGGCACTGGCGGCGGCGCGCTAG
- a CDS encoding MBL fold metallo-hydrolase: MQVTKYAHSCLRVEHDGGVLVVDPGVFSDPAALDGADAVLITHEHPDHVDVEALTRALDRRPVPVHGPASLTALLGDAREALTVVGPGESFTAAGVAVRTYGGRHAVIHPDIPVIDNVGYLLNDVVYHPGDSLVVPEDVQVDTLFAPIHAPWSKFSEVVDFIRAVAPRRAFALHDGLLNANGFGVLDRQYTALSRTEYRRLEPGTRVDA, translated from the coding sequence ATGCAGGTCACCAAGTACGCCCACTCCTGTCTGCGGGTGGAACACGACGGGGGAGTGCTCGTCGTGGACCCGGGAGTGTTCAGCGACCCGGCGGCGCTGGACGGGGCGGACGCGGTGCTCATCACGCACGAGCACCCGGACCACGTGGACGTCGAGGCGCTGACCCGGGCGCTGGACCGGCGACCGGTCCCGGTCCACGGGCCCGCCTCGCTGACCGCGTTGCTCGGCGACGCCCGGGAGGCCCTGACGGTCGTCGGGCCGGGGGAGTCGTTCACCGCCGCCGGCGTGGCGGTCCGCACCTACGGCGGTCGGCACGCCGTCATCCACCCCGACATCCCGGTGATCGACAACGTCGGCTACCTGCTCAACGACGTGGTCTACCACCCGGGGGACTCGCTGGTCGTGCCCGAGGACGTCCAGGTGGACACCCTCTTCGCGCCGATCCACGCGCCCTGGTCGAAGTTCTCCGAGGTGGTCGACTTCATTCGGGCGGTGGCCCCGCGTCGGGCCTTCGCCCTGCACGACGGGCTGCTCAACGCCAACGGCTTCGGCGTGCTCGACCGGCAGTATACCGCCCTGTCCAGGACCGAGTACCGGCGCCTGGAACCCGGCACCCGCGTCGACGCCTGA
- a CDS encoding methylmalonyl-CoA mutase produces MSERRSSESGFPIKAVYTADDLPAELDHRLGAPGEFPYARGVYPTMYTSRPWTMRQYAGFGTATESNARYHQLLRAGTMGLSVAFDLPTQMGYDSDDPIAHGEVGKVGVAIDSIEDMRLLFDGIPLDKVSTSMTINAPGSVLLLLYQLVAEENGVAGGALNGTIQNDILKEYIARGTYIFPPKPSLRLVADTFAYCRKEVPKWNTISISGYHMAEAGATPAQEIAFTLANGVEYVRAALAAGLAVDDFAPRLSFFFVARTTLLEEVAKFRAARRIWARLMRDEFGAKDPKSMMLRFHTQTAGVQLTAQQPEVNLVRVAIQGLGAVLGGTQSLHTNSFDEAIALPTEKAARLALRTQQVLAYETDLTATVDPFAGSYVVEAMTAEIEAAADDLMHRVFDHGSAVDAIEAGFQKREIEQSAYRIAQEIDAAERVVVGLNRFAVEEEEPYEPLRVDPTIEAAQAERLAKLRAERDNGAVERGLAELRDAASGSANVLFPMKEALRARATVGEVCGTLREVWGIYRPTDRF; encoded by the coding sequence ATGAGCGAACGGCGGTCAAGCGAGTCCGGTTTCCCGATCAAGGCCGTCTACACGGCGGACGACCTCCCGGCGGAGCTGGACCACCGGCTGGGCGCCCCCGGCGAGTTCCCGTACGCCCGTGGGGTCTACCCCACCATGTACACCTCCCGTCCGTGGACCATGCGGCAGTATGCCGGGTTCGGCACCGCCACCGAGTCCAACGCCCGTTACCACCAGTTGTTGCGGGCCGGCACCATGGGTCTCTCCGTCGCCTTCGACCTGCCCACCCAGATGGGGTACGACTCCGACGACCCGATCGCGCACGGCGAGGTGGGCAAGGTCGGCGTCGCCATCGACTCCATCGAGGACATGCGGCTGCTCTTCGACGGCATCCCGCTGGACAAGGTCTCCACCTCGATGACCATCAACGCGCCCGGCTCGGTGCTGCTCCTGCTCTACCAACTCGTCGCCGAGGAGAACGGGGTCGCCGGGGGCGCGCTCAACGGCACCATCCAGAACGACATCCTCAAGGAGTACATCGCCCGGGGGACGTACATCTTCCCGCCGAAGCCCTCGCTGCGGCTGGTCGCGGACACCTTCGCGTACTGCCGCAAGGAGGTGCCGAAGTGGAACACCATCTCCATCTCCGGCTACCACATGGCGGAGGCCGGCGCGACGCCCGCGCAGGAGATCGCGTTCACCCTGGCCAACGGCGTGGAGTACGTCCGCGCCGCGCTCGCCGCCGGGCTGGCCGTGGACGACTTCGCGCCCCGGCTGTCGTTCTTCTTCGTCGCCCGGACCACCCTGCTGGAGGAGGTCGCCAAGTTCCGCGCCGCCCGGCGGATCTGGGCCCGGCTGATGCGCGACGAGTTCGGCGCCAAGGACCCGAAGTCGATGATGCTGCGGTTCCACACCCAGACCGCGGGCGTGCAGCTCACCGCCCAGCAGCCCGAGGTCAACCTGGTCCGGGTGGCGATCCAGGGGCTCGGCGCGGTGCTCGGCGGCACTCAGTCGCTGCACACCAACAGCTTCGACGAGGCCATCGCGCTGCCCACCGAGAAGGCGGCCCGGCTGGCGCTGCGGACCCAGCAGGTGCTGGCGTACGAGACGGACCTGACCGCCACCGTCGACCCGTTCGCCGGGTCGTACGTGGTGGAGGCGATGACGGCCGAGATCGAGGCGGCGGCCGACGACCTGATGCACCGGGTGTTCGACCACGGGTCGGCGGTGGACGCCATCGAGGCCGGCTTCCAGAAGCGGGAGATCGAGCAGTCCGCGTACCGGATCGCGCAGGAGATCGACGCGGCCGAGCGGGTGGTGGTGGGCCTCAACCGGTTCGCGGTCGAGGAGGAGGAGCCGTACGAGCCGCTGCGGGTGGACCCGACGATCGAGGCGGCCCAGGCCGAGCGGCTGGCCAAGCTGCGTGCGGAGCGGGACAACGGCGCGGTCGAGCGGGGTCTCGCCGAGCTGCGGGACGCGGCCTCGGGTTCGGCGAACGTGCTCTTCCCGATGAAGGAGGCGCTGCGCGCCCGGGCCACGGTCGGTGAGGTCTGCGGGACGCTCCGCGAGGTGTGGGGGATCTACCGCCCGACCGACCGGTTCTGA